The DNA sequence GACCGGAGTCGAAAGGACTTCTGACGGTTGGGCCGTACCGATGGCGATCCCAGATTCGTCGGACGCCAGCTCCACCCCCGTTTCCTGGCCCAGCCCAATTCTCCATACCACCTCTGTTTGTGCGTAAAGGGATTATCTCATCGCTGTCGTCATCTATTTCTTGCAGTAGCTTTTTATACAAGGAGTCGTTAAGGCTAGTATGGGTTTTTTGTAACGATCGCCTCTGGCGACGACGTCTACTAGCACCTTCAATAGCATCAACGTTTTCAGCTTTAGCGCCACTTGAGGCTCTTACGCCAGATATGGCATCGTCGCCGTAAATAAAACGTGTACGATGTAGTCCGTCAGCGCCATCGGCGATGTGTTTAATAGTACCGCTCGCCTCCGCACGGCGTCTGCCGGGACCTGAGTTAACGCTTACGCCAAGCTTTCGCCCAGTGTTCATAACAACATTTCGCTCCCCAGTTCCTCTGTTGCTGCTAACATTGTATGCTGAAATTTGATTGCGATTAGCTTTGGTGTCCCTGCAGCCGATGCCATAACGATGACACATGACCGAAGAGAGGAAGTCCTGCTTGAAGCGCTTGTGTTCTTGAAACGACCGCGTCGGCTTACAAATTCCACTCGCACACAAGCCACCCTaggaatataaagaaaacaaagaacacaaaataTCAGGGATGAAAATAACGTTTTTTTTAACATGTTGCGTATACTTCAGCAAATGATCTCGCCAAATTAGCAAATCTATGCGATTGATGCAGTTCAAGTTTAGAGCTGGACTTTAGGaagacagcaggggcaccctcaaGCATCTACACTGCTATGAACTTTCTCTTCAACGGATATTTAGCA is a window from the Dermacentor variabilis isolate Ectoservices chromosome 3, ASM5094787v1, whole genome shotgun sequence genome containing:
- the LOC142576351 gene encoding uncharacterized protein LOC142576351; this encodes MDATQHFLAFTILTTGGLFKSQAFRQSQLYCHRLVPPVITAAFSPCTFPCVLLLSEVDWKIVSQSERDGTPCRGGLCASGICKPTRSFQEHKRFKQDFLSSVMCHRYGIGCRDTKANRNQISAYNVSSNRGTGERNVVMNTGRKLGVSVNSGPGRRRAEASGTIKHIADGADGLHRTRFIYGDDAISGVRASSGAKAENVDAIEGASRRRRQRRSLQKTHTSLNDSLYKKLLQEIDDDSDEIIPLRTNRGGMENWAGPGNGGGAGVRRIWDRHRYGPTVRSPFDSGHSRHSTGRHRGLGGGRALAMLAAAGLLAGGSSRRGSSAIHGVTVNRGAGTYGGASSRSPSSGRASAGRRSISRGASGIGGSRRGSSSRGSRSRGGSARGAGGRGARG